One segment of Thermosynechococcus sp. HN-54 DNA contains the following:
- the rlmN gene encoding 23S rRNA (adenine(2503)-C(2))-methyltransferase RlmN: MALLGQSAAELKAWVEAQGQPSYRAQQLHQWLYQKGVRSLKDITVFPQQWRDALADVEIGRSDIRYRHDAQDGTVKLLLALADGETIETVGIPSGDRLTVCVSSQVGCPMACDFCATGKGGYRRNLASHEIIDQVLTIQSEMGHRVSHVVFMGMGEPLLNLPAVIQAVTCLNRDIGIGQRHITISTVGIPQQIQRLAQYQLQTTLAVSLHAPNQSLREQLIPSAKHYPLGQLIADCRAYVEHTGRRVTFEYTVLAGVNDRPQHAEELAQLLRGFQSHVNLIPYNPIAEATYQRPSDQRLRQFLTQLHALGVTASIRRSRGLDRQAACGQLRQAQLSA; the protein is encoded by the coding sequence ATGGCACTGCTGGGACAGTCCGCAGCAGAACTCAAAGCATGGGTCGAAGCCCAAGGGCAGCCGAGCTATCGGGCACAGCAATTGCATCAGTGGCTCTATCAAAAGGGAGTGCGATCGCTCAAAGACATTACTGTCTTTCCCCAACAGTGGCGGGATGCCCTCGCCGACGTAGAGATTGGCCGCTCAGATATTCGCTATCGCCATGATGCCCAAGATGGCACCGTGAAGCTTTTGTTGGCCTTAGCCGATGGCGAAACCATTGAAACCGTGGGCATTCCCAGTGGCGATCGCCTGACGGTCTGTGTGTCTTCCCAAGTGGGCTGCCCCATGGCCTGTGATTTTTGTGCCACGGGGAAGGGGGGCTATCGCCGCAATCTGGCTAGCCATGAAATCATCGATCAGGTATTGACCATTCAAAGTGAAATGGGGCACCGAGTCAGCCATGTGGTGTTTATGGGCATGGGAGAGCCACTCTTAAACTTACCTGCCGTTATCCAAGCGGTCACCTGTTTGAATCGCGATATTGGTATTGGTCAGCGGCACATTACGATCTCGACGGTCGGCATTCCCCAACAAATTCAGCGACTTGCCCAATATCAGTTGCAAACCACCCTTGCTGTCAGCCTCCATGCGCCTAACCAAAGCCTACGGGAGCAGCTCATTCCCAGTGCCAAGCACTACCCTCTCGGCCAACTGATTGCCGATTGCCGTGCCTATGTCGAGCACACCGGTCGCCGCGTCACCTTTGAATATACGGTTCTGGCGGGGGTCAACGATCGCCCCCAGCACGCCGAGGAGTTGGCACAGCTCTTGCGCGGCTTCCAAAGCCATGTGAACCTGATTCCCTACAACCCTATTGCGGAAGCAACCTACCAGCGTCCTAGTGATCAGCGATTACGGCAATTTTTGACTCAACTGCACGCCCTAGGGGTCACTGCGAGCATTCGGCGATCGCGAGGCTTAGATCGTCAGGCCGCCTGTGGTCAACTGCGTCAAGCCCAACTCAGTGCCTAA
- a CDS encoding four-carbon acid sugar kinase family protein, with translation MPAVTRPKIIVLDDDPTGSQTVHSCLLLTRWDVDTLCRGLTDPVSIFFILTNTRALPPEIAAEVARTVCCHLKEAIAQTGTTDYIVVSRSDSTLRGHYPLETDVIAAELGPFDAHFLVPAFLEGGRITRDSQHYLIVDGQPIPVHETEFARDSVFGYHHSYLPDYVAEKTQGRIPATAVERFLLADLQNPAALRDRLAQLQGNVCAVVDAETQGDLDQFAAAVLQLAGQGKRFLFRSAASLLTALAQLPPQPTPPEAMATYCRPGRYGAVLVGSHVRKTTEQLSALLTEPTVFAIEVPVARLRDSAAAEPDIIKEVLAAVDQAIASGKTPVIFTSREELTFADAATRLAFGQRVSEVLMGILQQLPADLRYLISKGGITSNDVLSKGLNLATVRLLGQVIPGCSVVRTGADHPRFPELPVVLFPGNVGDREALRTVYHRFQGSGTAV, from the coding sequence ATGCCCGCGGTGACGCGCCCAAAAATTATTGTCCTCGATGATGACCCCACCGGTTCGCAAACGGTGCACAGTTGCCTGCTGTTGACCCGCTGGGATGTGGATACCCTCTGTCGCGGCCTCACCGATCCTGTGTCGATTTTCTTTATTCTTACCAATACCCGTGCCTTGCCGCCAGAAATCGCAGCGGAGGTCGCGCGCACCGTCTGCTGTCATTTGAAGGAGGCGATCGCCCAAACCGGTACAACCGATTACATTGTTGTCAGCCGCTCTGACTCCACCCTACGCGGCCACTATCCTCTGGAAACTGACGTAATTGCTGCTGAACTCGGTCCCTTTGATGCCCATTTTCTGGTGCCAGCCTTTCTAGAAGGCGGCCGCATTACCCGCGATAGCCAGCACTATCTCATTGTGGATGGTCAGCCCATACCCGTCCATGAAACCGAGTTTGCCCGCGATTCCGTCTTTGGCTACCACCACAGCTATTTGCCCGACTATGTGGCCGAAAAGACTCAAGGGCGAATTCCAGCGACCGCTGTGGAACGGTTTTTACTGGCGGATCTGCAAAACCCAGCAGCTCTGCGCGATCGTTTGGCTCAATTGCAGGGAAATGTCTGTGCTGTCGTGGATGCTGAAACTCAAGGGGATTTGGATCAATTTGCTGCGGCTGTGCTCCAGCTGGCTGGTCAAGGGAAACGCTTTTTGTTCCGCAGTGCTGCCAGTTTGCTCACAGCCTTGGCGCAGCTTCCCCCCCAGCCCACCCCCCCAGAAGCAATGGCTACCTATTGCCGCCCCGGCCGCTATGGTGCGGTTTTAGTGGGTTCCCACGTGCGCAAAACCACTGAACAATTATCAGCATTACTGACAGAACCGACGGTCTTTGCTATTGAAGTGCCGGTAGCACGATTGCGCGACAGTGCGGCGGCTGAACCTGACATCATCAAGGAAGTCTTGGCGGCGGTGGATCAGGCGATCGCCAGTGGGAAAACCCCCGTCATCTTTACCAGTCGTGAGGAACTCACCTTTGCGGATGCGGCGACACGGTTAGCCTTTGGGCAGAGGGTTTCCGAGGTGCTCATGGGGATTCTCCAACAATTGCCCGCTGATTTGCGCTATCTGATCAGCAAGGGGGGCATAACCTCTAACGATGTGCTGAGTAAGGGCTTAAACCTAGCGACGGTTCGCCTCTTGGGGCAAGTGATTCCGGGCTGCTCCGTTGTCCGCACAGGTGCTGATCATCCTCGTTTTCCAGAGTTACCAGTGGTGCTGTTCCCCGGCAATGTTGGCGATCGCGAGGCACTGCGCACGGTCTACCATCGCTTTCAGGGCAGTGGCACCGCAGTTTAG
- a CDS encoding glycosyltransferase family 2 protein has protein sequence MAPLLSLCMIVKNEAHQLRRCLQSVQPWVDELIIVDTGSTDETIAIAREFTPHVHAIVWPADFAAARNASLAHASGEWVFYIDADEELVVTDPQWRDQLTAESANTINQWSLLRREQAANLNWSEFWNVRFGRRFPDLHFAGALHEQLYYRERPAVVGQLQGVYLIHHNQQTPEQFLAKIRDRNIPILEKMVQQGDRRLQNLVCLGDHYAACGDGERAQAWYEQALEQIAPAVEQGVLPKDTTWLRHLLFWVSYRAFEAKDYETAQYYLSYGLRFFDRYPPLLYVAGLLIFELGLHRGALPYFHRCLDLFEQGTYDRAEPFDRQWMTTQPAYSLGFTYMTLQECDRPKGVLRNRAIAYFQKTLEFNPDYPPAQRYLQQLLTASANQG, from the coding sequence ATGGCTCCACTGCTGTCCCTGTGCATGATTGTCAAAAACGAAGCCCATCAATTACGGCGCTGCTTGCAGTCGGTTCAGCCTTGGGTGGATGAACTCATTATTGTGGACACGGGTTCGACAGATGAGACGATCGCCATTGCCCGCGAATTTACCCCCCATGTCCATGCCATTGTCTGGCCAGCGGATTTTGCTGCCGCCCGCAATGCCTCCCTAGCCCATGCAAGCGGGGAGTGGGTCTTTTACATTGATGCCGATGAAGAATTGGTAGTTACGGATCCCCAATGGCGAGACCAATTGACGGCTGAAAGTGCCAATACCATCAATCAGTGGAGTCTGCTGCGTCGTGAACAGGCGGCGAATCTCAACTGGAGTGAGTTTTGGAATGTCCGCTTTGGCCGTCGCTTTCCCGATCTCCATTTTGCGGGCGCACTCCATGAACAACTCTATTACCGCGAACGCCCAGCCGTGGTCGGTCAATTGCAGGGGGTCTATCTCATCCACCACAACCAACAGACTCCGGAGCAGTTTCTGGCAAAGATTCGGGATCGCAATATCCCGATTCTCGAAAAAATGGTGCAGCAGGGCGATCGCCGACTGCAAAACTTGGTGTGCCTTGGGGATCACTATGCCGCCTGTGGCGATGGCGAGCGCGCCCAAGCATGGTACGAACAAGCCCTTGAGCAGATTGCCCCTGCCGTCGAACAGGGAGTTTTGCCGAAGGACACCACATGGCTGCGTCATCTCCTCTTTTGGGTGAGCTACCGCGCCTTTGAGGCCAAGGACTACGAAACGGCTCAGTATTACCTCAGCTATGGCCTACGTTTCTTTGATCGCTATCCGCCCCTGCTGTATGTGGCGGGGTTACTCATCTTTGAATTGGGCTTACATCGGGGAGCCTTGCCCTACTTTCACCGCTGTTTGGATCTCTTTGAGCAGGGAACCTACGATCGCGCTGAACCCTTTGATCGCCAGTGGATGACCACCCAACCTGCCTATAGTCTCGGCTTTACCTATATGACGCTTCAGGAGTGCGATCGCCCAAAGGGCGTGCTCCGCAATCGCGCCATTGCCTATTTTCAAAAAACCCTTGAATTTAACCCTGACTATCCCCCCGCTCAGAGGTACCTGCAACAACTGTTGACGGCATCGGCAAATCAAGGGTAA
- a CDS encoding cytochrome c, which translates to MSLVNTVGTGSTVWRWLLPVLTVLVVAGGWGVSLLLPLQDPYIQSVRAAVGDPTRGEQIFILNCAGCHGIDGKGEVGPSLVQISHRRSQAQLIQQIISGNTPPMPKFQAQPQDMADLLSYLKTL; encoded by the coding sequence ATGAGTTTAGTCAACACAGTGGGGACTGGATCAACGGTATGGCGGTGGCTGTTGCCCGTCTTGACAGTGCTGGTGGTGGCCGGGGGGTGGGGCGTGTCACTGCTGTTGCCCCTGCAGGATCCCTACATTCAATCGGTGCGAGCTGCCGTCGGTGATCCCACGCGAGGCGAACAAATTTTTATCCTCAACTGTGCCGGCTGCCATGGCATCGATGGTAAAGGAGAAGTCGGCCCTAGCCTCGTGCAGATTAGCCACCGCCGATCGCAAGCGCAACTCATTCAGCAAATTATTAGCGGCAACACCCCTCCCATGCCCAAATTTCAGGCTCAGCCCCAAGACATGGCCGACCTATTAAGCTACTTGAAGACACTCTAA
- the sipA gene encoding regulatory protein SipA — translation MEEAFAVGDRVRLVELPPYVKTAEPMPMLRPASILTLGEEGVILGQQPRNYWVVRLERGAFLLEAKYLKRL, via the coding sequence ATGGAAGAAGCCTTTGCGGTGGGCGATCGCGTTCGCCTTGTGGAACTCCCCCCTTACGTCAAAACAGCAGAACCGATGCCAATGCTACGCCCGGCTAGTATCCTCACCCTCGGTGAAGAAGGGGTGATCCTCGGCCAGCAACCAAGGAACTATTGGGTCGTACGGCTAGAGCGGGGTGCCTTTTTACTGGAAGCCAAGTATCTCAAGCGGCTGTAG
- a CDS encoding sensor histidine kinase yields the protein MNTQSCCPVEIEITEAPPLSTQQETLLDMHSVLNTLNILLGELQFLELELDDWEVLQPSLKSLEQLVNVLGDRPTILAYLQQISDLRAAITGNIETALAQHPDRATTPDVQEAVANIQSVFNVVEVRVQQLLAREKAPEAWVEVPIEQLQAQFEQVFQAIEKNSKGRYRILHNIAAQGASDYFLTFDIQTPNGRTVLMPPIFEDVMRDLIANARKYTPQGGKIIAGLVQTPDHLKFVVEDTGWGIPVEEIPKVVGFGYRGSNVQHRRTMGGGFGLTKAFFVTKRFQGRMWIRSAAGAGTRITLDLPMPSTVVAGTSERGDSQG from the coding sequence ATGAATACGCAATCCTGTTGCCCTGTGGAGATAGAAATTACTGAGGCTCCCCCCCTTTCAACCCAACAGGAAACCCTTTTGGACATGCACAGTGTCCTGAATACCCTTAACATTTTGCTGGGGGAACTGCAATTTTTGGAACTGGAACTCGATGATTGGGAAGTCTTGCAGCCCAGTCTCAAAAGCCTTGAGCAACTTGTGAATGTCTTGGGCGATCGCCCAACCATTTTGGCCTATCTACAGCAAATCAGTGATCTACGGGCAGCAATCACCGGCAACATTGAAACTGCACTGGCTCAACATCCCGACAGAGCCACAACCCCCGATGTGCAGGAGGCGGTAGCCAATATCCAATCGGTCTTTAATGTGGTGGAGGTGCGAGTGCAACAACTCCTCGCACGGGAAAAAGCCCCTGAGGCTTGGGTAGAGGTTCCTATTGAGCAATTGCAGGCTCAGTTTGAGCAGGTCTTCCAAGCCATTGAGAAAAATAGCAAGGGGCGCTACCGGATTCTGCACAATATTGCCGCTCAAGGCGCCTCAGATTATTTTCTCACCTTTGATATTCAGACCCCCAATGGTCGCACCGTTTTGATGCCCCCCATTTTTGAAGATGTGATGCGAGATTTGATTGCCAATGCCCGTAAATACACCCCTCAAGGGGGCAAAATTATTGCTGGACTCGTGCAAACCCCTGATCATCTCAAGTTTGTGGTCGAGGATACCGGCTGGGGGATTCCGGTTGAGGAAATTCCCAAGGTGGTTGGCTTTGGCTACCGCGGATCCAATGTGCAACATCGCCGCACCATGGGGGGCGGCTTCGGGCTGACAAAGGCATTTTTTGTAACGAAGCGCTTTCAAGGACGGATGTGGATTCGCTCGGCAGCCGGGGCGGGCACTCGCATTACCCTTGATTTGCCGATGCCGTCAACAGTTGTTGCAGGTACCTCTGAGCGGGGGGATAGTCAGGGTTAA